The DNA sequence GTCTTCGACGCGCGACATGGCATAGCTCAGGCAGTCCCCGAAGTTGAGCCGCGCTCCCTGGCCGCTACCCTTTCCGTAGCGCGCATACGCGGCGGCAGCTACGGGCCAGTGCCGCGACGCGAAATCGATCTCCGCGACTTCATGCCGGCTGAAGAACTCGTCCAACAGCGAGCGCCACTGTCCTTTCTTGCGGGTTACCAGGACGACGCCGCACTCGGCCAGAGTCGCCGTCCCGATGGCCACTTCTGACGCCATTTGCATTCTCGCGATCAGAAATCCGGCTTGCGGCTCCTGCAGGATGATCGCGATCACCGCCGAAGTATCCAGAATCATGCGGTGGCTACCTCCGATTCATTTCCGGACGAGGCTACGACCTCACGATCATTCACCAAGCACCTCCTCTTCATGCGTCTGCGTTAGTATCCGTCCGGGCCGTAGCCCAGGATTTCCTCGCGTTCTTCTTTGGAGATGATCGTCCCTCGAACGCCGGGCGGGAGCTTGGACCAGATGTTCCGCTCCATCCACAGCAGCGAATCGGCGATGTCGCGCGCCTGCTCGGGGCAGACGAGCAGCGCCTGACGGATCTCCGGGAGCTTGTCGGCACCCATCTCCCGCGCCACCTCCCGCGCGATTTCCTCCAGTGCGGGGTCCTGAAACGGCCGGGGCTCCGGCGCCGTGTCTACCGTGATGCACACCACCTCGCCCAGCATGTGCGCGCGCACCCCGCGCTCCGTGCTGCCGATGGTGGCCAGCGCGTCCGCCGTGCGGCGCAGCACGACGGCCCGGTCGCGCAGCACCGTCCGCAGCGCGTCGCCGGGCTCGGCGGACATCCCGCACGCGACCTCGGCGAGCAGCGCCTGGATCTCCTCATCCTCCAGATTCCACACGCATCCGCACGGCTCCACCGGATCGCGGCAGGGGACAAGATCCGGAAAGTGACGGTGCAGCGGCGCGCCGTACTCCATCCGCTCCGCCCGTTCGGCGGGGGAGAGAGCCGGGGGCGCCGGCTCACCGCGCACCCGTGCGCGCCGCCATTCCTCCTCGCGGCGGTCCAGGTACGCGGCCGTGTTCCGGGCCGCGTGCACCTTCAGGCGCAGGGCGGCGCGCAAGGCCTCCGTCCGGCACAGGCCGCTCTCCCGGGCCACGTGGCCGACAAGACACAGCGTTTCGCGGTCGTCGATCGTGATCATGGGGACACTCCTCCGGTTCATTCGGATCGCGCTCCGTCCAGTTTAACAGCGATCCGCTAACCGGTCCAGACCGTCCACAAAACCGGTCCGCAACGTGGCTCGGAGAGAGCGTCTGGCACCCCGCCGCCCGCGCGCCTATCTTGCCCGGCATGGTATCTCTCTTCGACATCCTGGGTCCGACGATGGTAGGTCCTTCCTCGTCGCACACGGCCGGCGCCTGCCGGCTGGGGCTGATTGCGCGCGCCGTTGCCGGCGGAACGCCCGACCGCGTGCGCATTCAGCTGCATGGTTCCTTTGCCGCCACCGGTGAAGGCCACGGAACGCACCGCGCCATCGTGGGCGGGCTCGTGGGGCTGGCCCCCGACGACCTGCGCCTGCGCGAAGGCTACGAGGAGGCGCGCGCCGCGGGCCTCACCTGGGAGTTCGAGGAGATCGACCTGGGCGACGAGGCGCACCCCAACACGGCCATCTTCCACATCGACCGCGCGGACGACAGCCTGGTGGTGCGCGGCGCGTCGCTGGGCGGCGGGCGGGTGGAAGTGTCGGAGATCGACGGCTTTCCCGTGGCGCTGGGCGGCGCGTACCACACGGTGGTGCTGCTGGCGCACGACGAGCCGGGGACCATCGCCGCGGTGGCCACCATCCTTTCCGCCCACCACGTGAACCTGGCCACCATGCGCGTGGACCGCACCGGGCGGCATCAGGACGCGCTGATGACCATTGAGGCCGACGAGCCGGTGAGCGACGCCGCGCTGGGAGCGATCCGGTCGTTTCCGTGGCTGCGGTGGGCTCGGGCCGTGCCGAGGATTGCGTAAAGATCAGGGAATAGGGAATGGGGAATAGGGAATAGGGGGTCCGGCGCGGGGGCCGGCCGGAGCACGGCTCCGACGGGAGGGCAGCCGATCAGACACCGCCGGGATGTCCTCGCACCGCTCTTGCAGCCTATTCCCCATTCCCTATTCCCTATTCCCTGCAGTTCCTCATGCACAAGTCCATCGAATCGCTGCTCCGCGACGCCGAACAGTCCGGCCGCCCCATTCCGCAGGTGGTGCTGGAAACGG is a window from the Longimicrobium terrae genome containing:
- a CDS encoding type II toxin-antitoxin system VapC family toxin, with the protein product MILDTSAVIAIILQEPQAGFLIARMQMASEVAIGTATLAECGVVLVTRKKGQWRSLLDEFFSRHEVAEIDFASRHWPVAAAAYARYGKGSGQGARLNFGDCLSYAMSRVEDRALLYIGNDFGKTDLDVISPPAGYL
- the sdaAB gene encoding L-serine ammonia-lyase, iron-sulfur-dependent subunit beta, with translation MVSLFDILGPTMVGPSSSHTAGACRLGLIARAVAGGTPDRVRIQLHGSFAATGEGHGTHRAIVGGLVGLAPDDLRLREGYEEARAAGLTWEFEEIDLGDEAHPNTAIFHIDRADDSLVVRGASLGGGRVEVSEIDGFPVALGGAYHTVVLLAHDEPGTIAAVATILSAHHVNLATMRVDRTGRHQDALMTIEADEPVSDAALGAIRSFPWLRWARAVPRIA